From Desulfonispora thiosulfatigenes DSM 11270, one genomic window encodes:
- a CDS encoding NGG1p interacting factor NIF3 → MNIKDIYHLLIEKGKSVDPRGNNIEKLLQEETQKYNSLTEKEKMYFDQEKLFNPYSDTRILFGDENKEIKTVLAGIDIETSEMILADRLNEKGANIDLIIAHHPEGKALANLNEVMNIQEDLLCKLGIPINVAEGILDSRISEVKRSLLPLNHNRTIDAAKLLNIPLMCCHTPADNLVQAYLENIFAKENPEILEDVINVLLSIKEYQEAKYMGIGPEIIVGSEKRKVGKILVDMTGGTSGPDNVYEKLSLAGVGTIVSMHMGDKHKKEAEKYHINVIIAGHMASDSLGMNLILDEIEKCGVNIIPCSGLMRIKR, encoded by the coding sequence ATGAATATAAAAGATATATATCATTTATTAATAGAAAAAGGTAAAAGTGTAGATCCAAGAGGTAATAATATTGAAAAGTTACTTCAAGAAGAAACACAAAAATATAATAGCTTAACAGAAAAAGAAAAAATGTATTTTGATCAAGAAAAATTATTTAATCCATATAGCGATACAAGGATTTTATTTGGCGATGAAAATAAAGAAATAAAAACAGTTTTAGCTGGTATAGATATAGAAACTAGTGAGATGATTTTAGCTGATAGACTAAATGAAAAAGGTGCTAATATAGATTTAATTATTGCTCATCATCCAGAAGGTAAAGCTTTAGCAAATTTAAACGAAGTTATGAATATTCAAGAAGATCTATTATGTAAACTAGGGATACCTATTAATGTTGCAGAAGGTATTTTAGATTCTAGAATTAGTGAAGTAAAAAGATCTTTACTTCCTCTTAATCATAATCGTACGATAGATGCTGCCAAATTATTAAATATTCCTTTAATGTGCTGTCATACACCTGCAGATAATTTAGTACAAGCTTATTTAGAAAATATATTTGCAAAAGAAAACCCTGAAATATTAGAAGATGTAATTAATGTATTACTAAGTATTAAGGAATACCAGGAAGCAAAATATATGGGAATAGGTCCTGAAATTATAGTAGGCAGCGAAAAACGAAAAGTAGGCAAAATTTTGGTAGATATGACAGGTGGTACAAGTGGTCCGGATAATGTATATGAAAAGTTATCACTTGCAGGAGTTGGTACAATTGTCAGTATGCATATGGGTGACAAACATAAAAAAGAAGCTGAAAAATATCATATTAATGTTATAATTGCAGGACATATGGCCAGTGATTCACTTGGCATGAACTTAATATTAGATGAGATTGAAAAATGTGGAGTAAATATTATTCCGTGTTCTGGCTTAATGCGAATTAAGCGATAA
- a CDS encoding cell division protein ZapA: MYEGSNKKRVKVEIFGDIYTIKGDTHERQMQLVAEYVDRKMQYVAQRTPSLSLKQVAVLAALNIADELFTFKNDYDKLVQILEEDNK, translated from the coding sequence TTGTACGAAGGTTCAAATAAAAAAAGAGTTAAGGTTGAGATTTTTGGTGATATCTATACAATTAAAGGTGATACACATGAAAGGCAAATGCAATTAGTCGCTGAATATGTGGATCGTAAAATGCAATATGTAGCTCAAAGAACCCCAAGCCTATCATTAAAGCAAGTTGCTGTTTTAGCCGCATTAAATATTGCAGATGAACTTTTTACTTTTAAAAATGATTATGATAAGTTAGTGCAAATACTCGAAGAAGATAATAAATAG
- the pheT gene encoding phenylalanine--tRNA ligase subunit beta: MNISFNWLKDYIDIDLTPEELAKELTARGIAIDKVQNLNKGITSVVVAKVVNASKHPDADKLKVCEVTTDGTNSFQVVCGAPNVDAGQKIPFAMVGAKLPGDFKIKKAKLRGVESLGMICSAKELGLNEDFLTPEQKEGILVLDENAPLGKSIVEVLNIEDSILELDLTPNRSDCLSVINVAREISVIVGKEINFPNCNLNEIDKQIEEFIDIEIQDADLCPRYSARVIENVQIKPSPLWLQHKLNCAGIRAINNVVDITNFVMLEMGQPLHAFDYDLLKQKKIVVRKASDKENMTTLDELERQLDESMLVITDSLKPIALAGVMGGASTEVSSNTKTILLESAYFNPQSVRKTSTKLGLRSESSMRFEKGINIETVIMALDRAASLIESLAEGKVLKGHVDKYVQPKNRTNVNLKLRKVNDCLGTDLSNDTIKEILQSLQFTILNEDESSINIEVPPYRPDVTIEEDLIEEIARIYGYDNIPVTLPYGNTNLGCKTKDQKFRDSIIENLESIGLNEIINFSFINKNNLDKILLQENDVRREVVTVMNPLSEEQGVMRTTLLPSLLETMRKNVNRRNESLGLFELGKVYLPKGFPENNQLPDEEWVLGIALRGKQTSYWQEKGSEVDFYYLKGIVEYLLKKLNIESAIFKAVKDNESYHPGKTANIYVQDQLIGVLGEIHPKVSENFDLPARNYIAEINVEKLMQIDSNVIKYESLPKYPGTTRDLAIVLSEEIEAYEVMENIKVMGGELLRDVKLFDLYQGNQIADKYKSLAFSLIFQAHDRTLVDEEINSIYEKIQKSLEQKFNASLRA; the protein is encoded by the coding sequence ATGAATATTTCTTTTAATTGGTTAAAAGATTACATAGATATAGATTTAACCCCTGAAGAATTAGCTAAAGAACTAACTGCTAGGGGAATTGCTATAGATAAAGTACAGAATTTAAACAAAGGAATTACAAGTGTAGTGGTAGCTAAGGTAGTTAATGCAAGTAAGCACCCAGATGCTGATAAGTTAAAGGTCTGCGAAGTTACTACCGATGGAACAAACTCTTTTCAAGTAGTTTGTGGTGCTCCGAATGTTGATGCCGGACAAAAGATACCATTTGCGATGGTAGGGGCAAAATTACCAGGAGATTTTAAAATTAAAAAAGCAAAACTAAGAGGAGTAGAATCATTAGGAATGATTTGCTCAGCTAAAGAATTAGGATTAAATGAAGATTTTTTAACGCCTGAGCAAAAAGAAGGTATCTTAGTTCTTGATGAAAATGCACCTTTAGGTAAAAGTATAGTTGAAGTATTAAATATAGAGGACTCAATTTTAGAACTTGATTTAACACCAAATCGTTCAGATTGTTTAAGCGTTATAAATGTTGCTCGTGAAATATCTGTAATTGTAGGTAAGGAAATTAACTTTCCTAACTGTAATTTAAATGAAATAGATAAACAAATTGAAGAATTTATAGATATTGAGATACAAGATGCTGATTTATGCCCACGATATTCTGCAAGAGTAATTGAAAATGTACAAATAAAGCCTTCACCTCTTTGGTTACAACATAAGTTAAATTGTGCTGGGATCAGGGCTATCAATAATGTGGTTGATATTACAAACTTTGTAATGTTAGAAATGGGACAACCACTTCATGCTTTTGATTATGATTTATTAAAACAGAAGAAAATTGTTGTTAGAAAAGCCAGTGATAAAGAAAATATGACCACTTTAGATGAATTAGAAAGACAGTTAGATGAAAGTATGCTTGTAATTACTGACTCTCTGAAACCTATTGCGTTAGCTGGTGTTATGGGTGGAGCAAGTACGGAAGTTTCATCTAATACCAAGACAATTTTGCTTGAGTCTGCTTATTTTAATCCACAAAGTGTCCGAAAGACATCTACTAAATTAGGTCTTCGCTCAGAGTCATCTATGCGTTTTGAAAAAGGTATCAATATTGAAACAGTAATTATGGCTTTAGATAGAGCAGCTAGTCTCATCGAGAGTTTAGCTGAAGGTAAAGTACTAAAAGGTCATGTTGATAAGTATGTACAGCCTAAGAATAGGACAAATGTTAACTTAAAATTACGAAAGGTAAATGATTGTTTAGGAACTGATTTAAGTAATGACACAATTAAAGAAATTCTACAAAGTCTACAGTTTACTATTTTAAATGAAGATGAATCTTCTATTAATATTGAAGTTCCTCCTTATAGACCGGATGTTACGATTGAAGAAGACTTAATTGAAGAAATAGCTAGGATATATGGATATGATAATATTCCAGTTACACTTCCTTATGGAAACACAAATTTAGGATGTAAGACTAAAGATCAGAAATTTAGAGATAGTATAATAGAGAATCTAGAATCAATAGGATTGAACGAAATAATTAACTTTAGTTTTATAAATAAAAACAATTTAGATAAAATTCTTTTACAAGAAAATGATGTAAGAAGAGAAGTTGTAACCGTAATGAATCCTTTATCAGAAGAACAAGGAGTTATGCGCACAACACTATTACCTAGTTTATTAGAAACTATGCGTAAAAATGTAAATAGGCGTAATGAAAGTTTAGGTTTATTTGAATTAGGAAAGGTATATTTACCTAAAGGTTTTCCAGAAAACAATCAGTTACCTGATGAAGAATGGGTGTTAGGAATAGCACTAAGAGGTAAGCAGACATCATATTGGCAAGAAAAGGGCAGCGAAGTAGATTTTTATTATTTAAAAGGTATAGTAGAATATTTACTGAAAAAGTTAAATATAGAATCTGCTATATTTAAAGCTGTTAAAGATAATGAGAGTTATCATCCTGGAAAAACAGCTAACATTTATGTCCAGGATCAATTAATCGGTGTACTTGGGGAAATTCATCCTAAAGTAAGTGAAAATTTTGATTTACCTGCAAGAAATTATATTGCTGAAATAAATGTAGAAAAATTAATGCAAATAGATTCAAATGTAATTAAATACGAGAGTTTACCAAAATACCCAGGAACTACAAGAGACCTTGCAATAGTTTTAAGCGAAGAAATTGAAGCATATGAAGTTATGGAAAACATTAAAGTAATGGGCGGAGAATTATTACGTGATGTAAAACTATTTGATTTGTATCAAGGAAATCAAATTGCCGATAAATATAAAAGTTTAGCTTTCTCTTTAATTTTCCAGGCTCATGATCGGACTTTAGTTGATGAGGAAATAAATAGTATTTATGAAAAAATTCAAAAAAGCTTAGAACAAAAGTTTAATGCTAGCCTTAGAGCTTAG
- the pheS gene encoding phenylalanine--tRNA ligase subunit alpha translates to MRQELEKIKAEAANNLKMAECVDNLNNLKVKYLGKKGELTSVLRGMGKLSEEERPIIGQLANEIRDELNLILDKQLKVLKENELNTKLAEETIDVTLTGKDFAFGSKHPITKVIDETKQIFMGLGFEIAEGPEIETDYYNFEALNLPKDHPARDMQDSFYITPDVLLRTHTSPVQVRTMNKKAPAIPLKIICPGKVYRKDDDATHSPMFHQIEGLVIDKNIKMSDLKGVLLNFARQMFGTEREIRLRPSFFPFTEPSAEVDISCGLCEGKGCRACSHTGWLEILGSGMVHPNVLKFGGYDPNEVTGFAFGMGVERIAMLKYGINDLRLMYENDIRFLRQF, encoded by the coding sequence GTGAGGCAAGAATTAGAAAAAATTAAAGCTGAAGCAGCAAATAACTTAAAAATGGCAGAATGCGTTGATAATTTAAATAATTTAAAAGTAAAATACTTAGGAAAAAAAGGTGAGTTAACAAGTGTTTTACGAGGAATGGGAAAATTATCTGAAGAAGAAAGACCAATAATTGGTCAGTTAGCTAATGAAATCAGAGATGAGTTAAATCTTATCTTAGATAAGCAACTAAAAGTATTAAAAGAAAATGAATTAAATACTAAATTAGCAGAAGAAACTATAGATGTTACTTTAACGGGAAAAGATTTTGCCTTTGGCAGTAAGCACCCTATAACTAAAGTTATCGATGAAACTAAGCAAATTTTTATGGGGCTGGGCTTTGAGATAGCCGAAGGACCTGAAATTGAAACTGATTACTATAATTTTGAGGCTCTGAATCTACCTAAAGATCATCCTGCTAGAGATATGCAAGATTCTTTTTATATAACACCAGATGTTTTACTGCGGACACACACATCACCTGTACAGGTTAGAACAATGAATAAAAAGGCACCTGCCATACCACTTAAAATTATTTGTCCTGGTAAGGTTTATAGAAAAGATGATGATGCTACTCATTCACCGATGTTTCATCAAATCGAAGGTTTAGTAATTGATAAAAACATCAAAATGAGTGATTTAAAAGGTGTTTTATTAAATTTTGCTAGGCAAATGTTTGGCACTGAAAGAGAAATCAGATTAAGACCAAGTTTCTTTCCTTTTACAGAACCAAGTGCAGAAGTAGATATATCTTGTGGACTATGTGAAGGAAAAGGCTGTAGAGCTTGTTCTCATACAGGTTGGTTAGAAATATTAGGTTCAGGAATGGTACATCCTAATGTACTTAAATTTGGGGGTTATGACCCAAATGAAGTAACTGGTTTTGCCTTTGGTATGGGAGTAGAACGGATTGCTATGCTTAAATATGGCATTAATGATTTAAGGTTAATGTATGAAAATGATATAAGATTTTTACGTCAGTTTTAG
- a CDS encoding TrmH family RNA methyltransferase translates to MDIINSEQNHWIKKLKALHKRKYRQELNQFVIEGFRFCEEALKSQANIECLLVSDELLDNDSIKNLLLMYEKEYFVVNNKLLAKNLFTVNPQGIAAIINKPQWDIKEVYEKELILIIDGVQDPGNLGTIFRTALGAGVGAIFCIKGTVDIYNEKTLRSTMGAIFSLPIFYIENPTQLSDKLKNEQFTVVVADINGTEEHFSYNYPKKVAVVLGNEANGPLNFKKGDITISIPLDPKAESLNVAVAAGIIIYEIVRQHR, encoded by the coding sequence GTGGATATTATTAATTCTGAACAAAATCACTGGATTAAAAAACTTAAAGCCTTACATAAAAGAAAATATAGACAAGAGCTTAATCAGTTTGTTATTGAAGGATTTAGATTTTGTGAAGAAGCCTTAAAAAGTCAAGCTAATATAGAGTGTTTATTAGTGAGCGATGAACTATTAGATAATGATAGCATTAAAAATTTGTTACTAATGTATGAAAAAGAATATTTCGTAGTAAATAATAAATTATTAGCTAAAAACTTATTTACAGTAAATCCACAAGGTATAGCAGCAATAATAAATAAACCACAGTGGGACATAAAGGAAGTTTATGAAAAGGAACTAATACTTATAATTGATGGTGTGCAGGATCCAGGTAATTTAGGAACCATTTTTAGGACAGCCTTGGGTGCTGGGGTAGGCGCAATATTTTGCATTAAAGGCACAGTTGATATTTATAATGAGAAAACTTTACGATCAACGATGGGTGCTATTTTTTCTTTGCCTATTTTTTATATTGAAAATCCCACGCAATTATCTGATAAATTAAAAAATGAACAATTTACTGTAGTAGTAGCTGATATAAATGGTACAGAAGAACATTTTAGTTATAATTATCCTAAAAAGGTTGCAGTGGTATTAGGAAATGAAGCTAATGGGCCTCTGAATTTTAAAAAAGGTGATATTACAATTTCTATTCCCTTAGATCCTAAGGCGGAATCATTAAATGTTGCCGTAGCTGCAGGAATAATTATATACGAAATTGTACGTCAACATAGGTAA
- the rplT gene encoding 50S ribosomal protein L20 → MARIKRGVNSRRKHKKILKMAKGYRGSRSKIFRVANQAVMRSLMFAYIHRKARKRDFRRLWITRINAAARLNGISYSRLINGLKKANIEINRKMLSDLAISDPSAFTKLAEVAKNN, encoded by the coding sequence ATGGCAAGAATTAAAAGAGGTGTTAATTCACGTCGTAAACATAAAAAAATATTAAAAATGGCTAAAGGTTACCGTGGTTCAAGATCTAAAATTTTCAGAGTAGCTAACCAAGCTGTTATGAGATCTTTAATGTTTGCATATATTCATAGAAAGGCTCGTAAAAGAGACTTCCGTAGATTATGGATTACACGTATTAATGCTGCAGCTAGATTAAATGGTATTTCTTATAGCCGTTTAATCAATGGTCTTAAAAAGGCTAATATCGAAATTAACCGCAAAATGCTATCAGATTTAGCTATTAGCGATCCAAGTGCTTTTACTAAATTAGCTGAAGTAGCAAAAAATAACTAA
- the rpmI gene encoding 50S ribosomal protein L35, translating into MPKMKTHRGAAKRFGKTGTGKIKRNKAFKSHILEKKSTKRKRKLRKSAIMFKGDAKRIQQLIPYK; encoded by the coding sequence GTGCCTAAAATGAAAACACATAGAGGTGCAGCAAAACGTTTTGGTAAAACAGGTACTGGTAAAATTAAAAGAAATAAAGCTTTCAAAAGCCATATCTTAGAAAAAAAATCAACTAAAAGAAAACGTAAACTTCGTAAATCAGCTATCATGTTTAAAGGTGATGCTAAAAGAATTCAACAATTAATTCCTTACAAATAG
- the infC gene encoding translation initiation factor IF-3, which produces MSKDLRINEEIRVKEIRLVDEQGGQLGIMSPKEAIDIATEKGLDVVEVAPTGRPPVCRIMDYGKYKYEQSKKEREARKNQKIINIKEVKLRPNIEDHDFMTKTKNAIRFLKDGDKVKVTIMFRGREITHPELGKQLCLRLADHVKDIAKVEKVPKVEGRNMTMVLTPISEQQ; this is translated from the coding sequence ATTAGTAAAGATTTAAGGATTAATGAAGAAATTCGTGTTAAAGAAATAAGACTCGTTGACGAACAAGGTGGTCAGTTAGGAATAATGTCTCCAAAAGAAGCTATTGATATTGCTACTGAAAAGGGATTGGATGTAGTAGAAGTAGCACCTACAGGAAGACCCCCTGTTTGTAGAATAATGGATTATGGTAAATACAAGTATGAACAAAGTAAAAAAGAACGAGAAGCACGCAAAAATCAAAAAATCATTAACATAAAAGAAGTTAAATTAAGACCTAACATAGAAGATCATGATTTTATGACTAAAACAAAAAATGCTATTCGTTTTCTAAAAGACGGGGATAAAGTTAAAGTAACTATTATGTTTAGAGGTAGAGAAATAACTCACCCTGAATTAGGAAAACAATTATGTCTTCGTTTAGCTGACCATGTTAAAGATATAGCAAAAGTAGAAAAAGTTCCTAAAGTTGAAGGTAGAAACATGACAATGGTTTTAACACCGATTAGTGAGCAGCAATAG
- the thrS gene encoding threonine--tRNA ligase — MIKITLPDNSVREYENTEITPLDIANSISRGLAKKAVGAKVNDVVVGLDYVIKEDAQVAILTFDDLEGQHVFRHSSSHILAQAVKNLFPGTILGIGPSIKDGFYYDFDSEHKFTPLDLEKIEVEMNRIIKENKPFVRKELSRDEAITFFADKNEPYKVELINDLPEDAIISIYEQGDFVDLCAGPHVATTGVIKAPKLLSLAGAYWKGSEKNKMLQRIYGTSFPKKTDLEEHLFRIEEAKRRDHRKLGQELGLFTIMDEGPGFPFFYPKGMVLRNELENYWRELHKKNGYDEIKSPIILNRELWERSGHWDHYKDNMYFTEIDKNDFSIKPMNCPGGMLVYNSMLHSYRDLPIRLAELGLVHRHELSGALHGLMRVRAFTQDDAHIFMLPSQIKEEIKSVMNLIDEVYKLFGFDYHVELSTKPEKALGSDEIWEKAISALEEALKENDREYIVNEGDGAFYGPKIDFHLTDSLGRTWQCGTIQLDFQMPEKFDLTYIGEDGEKHRPVMIHRVVFGSIERFIGILTEHYAGAFPLWLSPVQVKILPISEKQISYCKELEKELKNANIRVEVDTRNEKIGYKIREAQLQKTPYMLIIGNREEESNTVGLRKRGEGDLGSVSFQEFKEKVISEVNEKNN, encoded by the coding sequence ATGATTAAAATAACGTTGCCAGACAATTCTGTGAGAGAATACGAAAATACAGAAATTACTCCTTTAGATATCGCAAATAGCATTAGTAGAGGTCTTGCAAAAAAGGCTGTAGGAGCTAAGGTTAATGATGTAGTGGTAGGACTTGATTATGTTATAAAAGAAGATGCACAAGTAGCAATTTTAACATTTGATGATTTAGAGGGACAACATGTATTTAGACATAGTTCTTCTCATATTTTAGCACAAGCTGTAAAAAACTTATTTCCTGGAACAATATTAGGGATAGGTCCTTCAATAAAAGATGGGTTTTATTATGATTTTGACTCTGAACATAAATTCACTCCTTTAGACTTAGAAAAAATAGAAGTTGAGATGAATCGAATTATTAAAGAAAACAAACCTTTTGTTCGAAAAGAATTATCAAGAGATGAAGCAATAACTTTTTTTGCAGACAAAAATGAACCATATAAAGTTGAGTTAATAAATGATTTACCTGAAGATGCAATTATTTCTATTTATGAGCAAGGTGATTTTGTAGATCTTTGTGCAGGTCCTCATGTTGCTACAACGGGAGTAATAAAAGCACCTAAATTATTAAGTTTAGCAGGGGCATATTGGAAGGGTAGCGAAAAGAATAAAATGCTACAAAGAATATATGGAACTTCGTTCCCTAAAAAAACTGACTTAGAAGAACATCTTTTCCGCATAGAAGAAGCTAAGCGTCGTGATCATCGTAAATTAGGACAAGAATTAGGCTTATTTACCATAATGGATGAAGGTCCTGGTTTCCCATTTTTCTATCCTAAAGGCATGGTGCTTAGAAACGAATTAGAAAATTATTGGCGTGAACTTCATAAAAAGAATGGCTATGATGAAATAAAATCTCCTATTATTTTAAACAGAGAATTATGGGAACGTTCTGGGCACTGGGATCATTATAAAGATAATATGTATTTTACAGAAATTGATAAAAACGATTTTTCTATTAAACCGATGAATTGCCCAGGTGGTATGCTTGTCTACAACAGTATGCTTCACAGCTATCGTGACTTACCAATAAGATTAGCAGAACTAGGTTTAGTTCATAGACATGAGTTATCAGGAGCTTTACATGGCTTAATGAGAGTAAGAGCTTTTACTCAAGATGATGCTCATATTTTCATGCTTCCTAGTCAAATTAAAGAAGAGATTAAGTCTGTAATGAATTTAATAGATGAAGTATATAAGTTATTTGGTTTTGATTATCATGTAGAATTATCTACAAAGCCAGAAAAAGCTTTAGGATCTGATGAAATTTGGGAAAAAGCAATTAGTGCTTTAGAAGAAGCCTTAAAAGAAAACGATAGGGAATATATTGTTAATGAAGGTGATGGAGCTTTTTATGGTCCTAAAATTGACTTTCATCTAACAGATTCATTAGGACGTACATGGCAGTGCGGTACAATACAACTAGATTTTCAAATGCCAGAAAAATTCGATTTAACTTATATTGGTGAAGATGGGGAAAAACACCGTCCTGTAATGATTCATCGTGTGGTGTTTGGTAGTATTGAACGTTTTATTGGAATTTTAACAGAACACTATGCTGGGGCATTCCCACTTTGGCTTTCTCCAGTTCAAGTTAAAATATTACCTATTAGCGAAAAGCAAATTTCATATTGTAAAGAGTTAGAAAAAGAATTAAAAAATGCAAATATTAGGGTAGAAGTTGATACTAGAAATGAAAAAATAGGCTATAAAATAAGAGAAGCACAACTTCAAAAAACACCTTATATGCTAATAATAGGTAATCGTGAAGAAGAAAGTAATACAGTGGGACTTCGAAAGCGTGGCGAAGGTGATTTAGGTTCAGTTTCTTTCCAAGAATTCAAAGAAAAAGTGATTAGTGAAGTAAATGAAAAAAATAATTGA
- the ytxC gene encoding putative sporulation protein YtxC, which produces MQEPILIGTKNNPELLIDKFKHEIATLGLEEKDLAYKINYKGDIAFLDCDKPGRTISTEKLKNLLAKIVTNIIMDDWAHILVKKVIRDQYYYFNKEEKTNIEDTVIEIFKDKESGYSTTERKNKVMKRVLEDLDKHQELVLEGFVNFRLKDLMFEIEKLVDSSVDEFIMEKEYLEFIRLLKYFVDIQEPKVEEVNITLGENDFFNLVNKDGSKIESEYLNGFTIDYVDHNINYEDLLISALITLAPRYLVVHLGFEDKYKDTYKTIKNVFGKKVGCCKGCELCK; this is translated from the coding sequence TTGCAAGAACCAATTTTAATTGGAACCAAAAATAATCCTGAACTACTTATCGATAAATTTAAACATGAAATTGCAACTCTTGGTTTAGAGGAAAAAGATTTAGCATATAAAATTAATTATAAAGGAGATATTGCTTTTTTAGATTGTGATAAACCTGGAAGGACTATCTCAACTGAAAAGCTAAAAAATTTACTTGCAAAGATAGTCACAAATATTATCATGGATGATTGGGCTCATATTTTAGTTAAAAAGGTAATAAGAGATCAATATTACTATTTCAATAAAGAAGAAAAAACAAATATAGAAGATACCGTAATTGAGATATTTAAAGACAAGGAAAGTGGCTATAGTACTACAGAAAGAAAAAATAAAGTAATGAAAAGGGTGTTAGAAGATTTAGATAAACACCAAGAATTAGTTTTGGAAGGATTTGTTAATTTTAGGTTAAAGGATTTAATGTTTGAAATTGAAAAACTAGTTGATTCAAGCGTAGATGAATTTATTATGGAAAAAGAATATTTAGAGTTTATAAGATTATTAAAGTATTTTGTAGATATACAAGAACCTAAAGTAGAAGAAGTTAATATAACTCTTGGTGAAAATGATTTCTTTAATTTAGTAAATAAGGACGGAAGTAAGATAGAAAGTGAATACCTAAATGGGTTTACTATAGATTATGTCGATCATAATATTAATTACGAGGACTTATTAATTAGTGCGTTAATAACATTAGCCCCAAGATATTTAGTTGTGCACCTAGGTTTTGAAGACAAATATAAAGATACTTATAAAACAATTAAAAATGTATTTGGGAAAAAAGTAGGATGTTGTAAAGGGTGCGAACTCTGCAAATAA
- a CDS encoding YlzJ-like family protein — translation MADVLYTNVPLEVIMYEEPEPQNYQDIEYNGIQMQVEPLGWNKFRVVRIYSTDLSNYLNPVLQPGSIVGQ, via the coding sequence ATGGCAGATGTTTTGTACACTAATGTTCCCCTAGAAGTAATTATGTATGAAGAACCAGAACCCCAAAATTATCAGGATATTGAATATAATGGTATACAAATGCAAGTAGAACCTCTAGGATGGAACAAGTTTAGGGTTGTACGTATTTATAGTACAGACTTATCTAATTATCTTAATCCTGTATTACAACCAGGATCAATAGTTGGTCAATAA
- a CDS encoding ClpP family protease, giving the protein MQPTIEPPVQNPMHRNIPVENITELGQTNIPTYKSNIHCMTIIGQVEGHSILPPQNKTTKYEHIIPQLIAIEENPEIEGMLVVLNTVGGDVEAGLAIAETIKGLSKPTVSIVMGGGHSIGVPIGVSANYSFIAPSATMTIHPIRLTGLVIGVPATLDYLDRMQERVVRFVTGNSNITAQTFRDLMFKVGELSQDIGTVVVGEDAVKYGLIDEVGTISQATRKLRQLIEERKNGGGIH; this is encoded by the coding sequence ATGCAACCTACAATTGAACCACCAGTTCAAAATCCAATGCACAGAAATATACCAGTTGAAAATATAACAGAATTAGGTCAAACTAATATTCCAACTTATAAAAGTAATATTCATTGTATGACTATTATAGGACAAGTAGAAGGTCATTCAATTTTACCACCTCAAAATAAAACTACCAAATATGAGCATATAATCCCACAATTAATTGCGATTGAAGAAAATCCTGAAATTGAAGGAATGTTGGTTGTTTTAAATACTGTGGGAGGCGATGTAGAAGCAGGTCTTGCTATAGCCGAAACAATTAAAGGACTATCTAAACCGACAGTATCAATTGTAATGGGCGGAGGACATAGTATCGGAGTACCAATAGGAGTTTCTGCTAATTATTCCTTTATAGCTCCCTCAGCAACCATGACTATTCATCCTATAAGATTAACAGGCTTAGTAATTGGAGTTCCAGCTACTTTAGATTATTTAGATAGAATGCAAGAAAGAGTTGTAAGATTTGTTACTGGTAACTCAAATATTACAGCACAAACCTTTAGAGATTTAATGTTTAAAGTGGGCGAGCTTTCCCAGGACATAGGAACTGTGGTAGTTGGGGAAGATGCTGTTAAATATGGATTAATTGATGAGGTAGGTACAATCTCTCAGGCAACCAGAAAGCTGAGACAATTAATAGAAGAGAGAAAAAATGGAGGAGGGATTCATTAA